In Desulfoplanes formicivorans, the following proteins share a genomic window:
- a CDS encoding restriction endonuclease PLD domain-containing protein, whose translation MKLLSNLTKQNHRKRIVELISKSDHIVLCSGWMKRAGLKKILPALENAKQKNNAVITIYSNKKHTDEECIIALNDFRHIVVDDIYSKYLHTKIYYFQAENNFNAIIGSANITHGGLVSNDELSVEISGLIGSKEHQDISSYLEQLEKYA comes from the coding sequence TTATTGTCTAATCTAACGAAACAAAATCATAGAAAGAGGATTGTAGAACTGATTTCTAAATCCGATCATATAGTGCTTTGTTCTGGATGGATGAAACGTGCTGGGTTGAAAAAAATACTACCAGCATTAGAGAATGCGAAACAAAAAAATAACGCAGTTATAACAATATACAGTAATAAAAAACATACTGATGAAGAATGCATTATCGCTCTGAATGATTTTAGACATATCGTAGTTGACGATATTTATTCTAAATATTTACATACTAAAATATACTATTTTCAAGCAGAAAATAACTTTAATGCCATCATTGGTTCTGCCAACATAACTCACGGTGGTTTAGTTTCAAATGATGAGCTATCAGTCGAGATTTCAGGACTTATAGGAAGTAAAGAGCATCAAGATATATCTAGTTACTTAGAACAACTGGAAAAGTATGCATAA